A genome region from Bacteroides stercoris ATCC 43183 includes the following:
- a CDS encoding prokaryotic E2 ligase family D protein: protein MNELTNKLQQVMVPKAALIAYEYRENRYGNGMHYLELHPINDRGRMEAAMPVTYEFMDSLVESYTDDRRNVPHGKIPANMLWCDTRKGHERYIWYNPPGKRQMFFAGSLNIPDGIFHVPGVIYKVSGGRLDIFSYKGEKPVENSPLFLAPFFNVTGSSVCLGNAALTPPEDMTFSKLLEYWEKRFWLSEFSHLGGNRNPTGSNLVSVTEKARTNPFDENELNPMNKQLKDLLA from the coding sequence ATGAATGAACTGACCAATAAATTACAACAGGTGATGGTGCCCAAGGCGGCACTGATCGCGTATGAATACCGTGAGAACCGCTATGGGAACGGAATGCATTACCTCGAACTGCATCCCATCAATGACAGGGGCAGGATGGAGGCTGCCATGCCTGTCACCTATGAGTTCATGGACTCCCTGGTGGAATCCTATACGGATGACAGGCGGAACGTGCCGCACGGGAAAATCCCCGCCAACATGCTGTGGTGTGATACCCGTAAGGGGCACGAGAGGTATATCTGGTACAATCCTCCGGGAAAACGGCAGATGTTCTTTGCCGGAAGCCTGAATATTCCTGACGGGATATTCCATGTGCCCGGCGTGATCTACAAGGTTTCCGGTGGCAGGCTGGACATTTTCTCCTACAAGGGGGAAAAACCGGTGGAAAACAGCCCGCTTTTCCTCGCCCCTTTCTTCAATGTCACGGGCAGCAGTGTTTGTCTGGGAAACGCCGCGTTGACTCCCCCGGAAGACATGACTTTCTCAAAACTCCTCGAGTATTGGGAAAAACGTTTCTGGCTCAGCGAATTCTCCCATCTGGGAGGAAACAGGAACCCGACCGGAAGCAACCTGGTCTCGGTAACGGAAAAGGCACGCACCAATCCGTTTGACGAGAACGAACTGAACCCCATGAACAAACAACTTAAAGACTTACTGGCATGA
- a CDS encoding PRTRC system ThiF family protein, translating to MKKIHYTDRYLLNPYHPVTIFVIGAGGTGSQVATGLARISVALQALGHPGLHVTVFDPDTVTEANIGRQLFSGSELGLNKAAALVTRINRFFGFSWEAKGQRYPLKASADREEPALANIIVTCTDNIRSRMNLWRFLKKHREHTSNNERSPIYWMDFGNARTTGQVLIGNIRGKILQPVSNEYLPVPRMNVITEEVRYSTIKEKDSGPSCSLAEALQKQDLFINSILAQTGCDILWRMLREGRTFYRGAYLNLDTLRINPIPI from the coding sequence ATGAAAAAGATTCATTATACAGACAGATACCTGCTCAATCCCTACCATCCCGTGACCATCTTCGTAATCGGTGCGGGCGGAACAGGCTCACAGGTGGCCACCGGCCTGGCGCGGATAAGCGTGGCATTACAGGCGCTAGGACATCCGGGACTGCACGTGACGGTCTTCGACCCCGATACCGTCACGGAAGCGAACATCGGACGCCAGCTGTTCAGCGGATCGGAACTCGGATTGAACAAGGCTGCGGCACTTGTGACCCGCATCAACCGTTTTTTCGGCTTCTCGTGGGAGGCAAAAGGGCAGCGTTATCCGCTGAAAGCCTCCGCAGACCGGGAAGAGCCCGCCCTGGCGAACATCATCGTCACCTGCACCGACAACATCCGCTCCCGGATGAACCTCTGGCGGTTCCTGAAGAAACACCGGGAACACACTTCCAACAACGAGCGGTCGCCCATATACTGGATGGACTTCGGCAATGCCCGGACCACCGGACAGGTCCTGATAGGAAACATCCGTGGCAAGATTCTCCAGCCCGTCTCCAACGAATACCTGCCCGTTCCCCGCATGAATGTCATTACCGAAGAAGTACGCTACTCCACCATCAAGGAAAAGGATTCGGGGCCGAGCTGCTCGCTGGCGGAAGCCTTGCAGAAGCAGGACCTTTTCATCAATTCCATACTGGCACAAACCGGCTGCGACATCCTGTGGCGTATGCTCAGGGAAGGAAGGACATTCTACCGGGGAGCCTATCTCAATCTCGATACACTACGGATAAATCCCATTCCGATATAG